The following proteins are co-located in the Hevea brasiliensis isolate MT/VB/25A 57/8 chromosome 11, ASM3005281v1, whole genome shotgun sequence genome:
- the LOC110658021 gene encoding 17.3 kDa class II heat shock protein-like: MDIRLLGLESPLLSTIQHHLMDTTDEAEKSFNAPTRTYVRDAKAMASTPADVKEYPNSYVFIIDMPGLKSGDIKVHVEDDNILLISGERKREEEKEGAKYVRMERRVGKFMRKFVLPENANADAISAACQDGVLTVTVEKLPPPEPKKPKTIEVKIA, from the coding sequence ATGGATATTAGGTTGTTGGGTCTCGAATCACCCCTCCTTTCCACCATCCAGCATCATCTGATGGACACGACCGATGAAGCCGAAAAGTCATTCAACGCGCCGACTCGAACTTATGTAAGGGACGCGAAGGCCATGGCTTCAACTCCGGCTGACGTCAAAGAGTATCCCAACTCCTATGTGTTTATCATCGACATGCCAGGGTTGAAATCTGGGGACATCAAGGTCCATGTGGAGGATGACAATATACTGCTGATCAGCGGAGAGAGGAAGCGTGAAGAGGAGAAGGAAGGTGCTAAGTATGTGAGGATGGAAAGAAGGGTCGGCAAGTTTATGAGGAAGTTTGTGCTGCCTGAAAATGCTAATGCTGATGCCATTTCGGCGGCCTGCCAGGATGGGGTTTTGACTGTCACTGTGGAGAAGTTGCCACCGCCGGAGCCCAAGAAGCCCAAGACCATTGAGGTTAAGATTGCTTGA